Part of the Lolium rigidum isolate FL_2022 chromosome 6, APGP_CSIRO_Lrig_0.1, whole genome shotgun sequence genome, GCACCATGAATCAGCTATCTGCAACTCATTTACATGGATGGAAGTAACCTTTTCCGTCCCTAAATTTGATGTGGACAGGTGACGTCAGACCATGGTGGATCTGGGCTTACTGGTCATCTCCTATGATGTACAGTCAGAATGCAATTTCTATCAATGAATTCCTCTCCAGTAGGTGGGCCACTGTAAGATTTTCTAAGGACCCTGTATTTTCTTGGTTTAGTAATTTAGTTTCTCTAAGCTCATACACCATTATATCCTAGTGTTGTAAAGGTGACAACATCTAAACTAAAGTGAGTTTTCCAATGTTATTACAGCCAAACACCGACACTTCTGTTGATGCACCAACAGTAGGCAAGGCTCTTCTTAAAGCGAAAGGATTTTTTACTACTGAAGGGGGCTATTGGCTCTCCATAGGAGCCCTTGTAGCATTTGCTATTGTGTTCAACATCTTGTACATTTTGGCCCTTACGTACTTGAGCCGTGAGTATCATTATTTCTTTTGGCTGAGATTATTTTTTGATAGCTTGAAGAGGACGTACTTACAATACTTATAATTTGTTCTTTTCCAGCAAGCGGTAACTCAAGCACACTAGTTTCAGATGAAGAGAATGAGTCAGAAGCCAAGGCATCATCTACTACGGCATCTTCAGTACCTATGGGTGAGTCTTCTTTAAGTATCCATGTTAGACTATTGCAGCATTTATAATATTTTAAAGTTACTGTAATATCTATTTAACCAATTAATGCCTTAATAATAATATACTAATTAGCCACTGTTTGCACTTGCAGTTGCTGTAGGTACCAATGGAGCCACAAATAGACCAACTCAGGCAGGAATTGTGTTGCCTTTCCAGCCTCTATCACTTTGTTTCAACCATGTAAACTATTATGTGGACATGCCTGCAGTAAGCCTACCTACCTTCCTCTTCACGCTTACTGTGTCGGACATAAGTTTGTCACTTGTATGATAAACTTATCTGCAGATGTgggcaaaaaaattattttaggTCCGGCATTAAAATGTGTCTTCTTGTGTTTCAGGAAATGATGGAGCAAGGATTCGCGGAAAGTCGTCTTCAGTTGCTCACTGATATCAGTGGTTCTTTCAGGCCAGGTGTTCTGACAGCATTAGTTGGAGTGAGTGGAGCTGGAAAGACCACTCTAATGGATGTCTTGGCAGGAAGGAAAACTAGTGGATCTATTGAAGGAAGTATCACCCTCTCTGGTTACCCTaaaaaacatgaaacttttgCCCGCATTAGTGGCTATTGTGAACAGAATGATATCCATTCACCAAATGTTACTGTATATGAATCCATTCTCTACTCTGCCTGGCTGCGTCTTTCATCAGATGTTGACGAGAAAACGAGAATGGTAAATACTCAAGTCATCTTTCAGACCCAAGTAAAGATGCAGTGTTACATATATTCGAAAGTTCAAATTGTAGTTGTTTCTGATTAAAGAAATCAATTTCCCCCACACAGATGTTTGTGGAGGAAGTCATGACCCTTGTAGAGCTTGATGTGTTGCGTAATGCTATGGTTGGTCTCCCTGGAGTTGACGGGTTATCGACTGAACAAAGGAAGAGACTGACAATTGCGGTGGAGCTGGTATCAAATCCTTCAATCATATTCATGGATGAGCCAACTTCTGGTCTTGATGCTAGAGCAGCAGCGATTGTCATGCGGGCGGTGCGAAATACAGTCAACACTGGGCGTACTGTGGTTTGCACAATCCATCAACCCAGCATCGATATATTCGAGTCTTTTGATGAggtactctctctctctatatatatttttttcctATTTATCTCCATTTTTTTTATTGAAACTACTTTAGTTCTTGAAATGTAAATAACTCACAAATGGTTCCTTTTGTAGCTTCTACTTTTGAAAAGAGGAGGGCAGGTTATTTATGCTGGCGATCTTGGTCGCCACTCTCATAAACTTGTTACATATTTCGAGGTGAGTTATTTTGTTTATATGTTTCGTTTTGGGGGAAGCCAAGATTCCACTTATTATGAGTTAAACACCTTCATAGAAATATGATTGGATGCTTAGAAAAGCTTTAAAGACCAAACATATCTTGAACTCTTTGCATGTATAGCTCAAGTGAAAAAGAACTAACCGATGGGTCTGTCATTGCATTGCAGGAAATTCCAGGTGTTGAAAAGATCACGGAAGGATATAATCCTGCAACATGGATGTTGGAAGTTAGCTCCCCTCTGGCCGAGACTCGCTTGGAAGTAAATTTTGCTGAAATTTATGCTAATTCTGCTCTTTATAGGTAAGTACCTTAGTCGTTCAACATAACTCTTTGACATGTGAACCAGTGGTTTTCatttacataaaaataaatgcACATTCCTTGAAGCAGTGTCAAATTGCAGCTGTTTTCATTTACACAATCCATGCTGAGTTCCCATTTGTTAAATATGACCAGGCAAAACCAAGAACTTATCAAGGAATTGAGCGTTCCTCCGCCAGGCTACGAGGATCTCTCATTTCCTACAAAGTATTCTCAGAATTTCTACAACCAGTGTGTTGCAAATTTCTGGAAGCAATACAAATCTTATTGGAAGAATCCACCCCACAACGCCATGCGCTATCTTATGACACTGCTCAATGGTCTTGTATTTGGCACAGTGTTCTGGCAAAAAGGAACAAAACTGTATGATCCCATTTTCTTGCTATAGTTAAGAGCAGTGTTGTTGAAAGATGATTACATTAGCTCTTATAGAGGATCtaatatatttttatgtgtggcAGAGAGTCACAACAAGATTTGTTCAATCTACTTGGAGCCACTTATGCTGCTGTCTTCTTTCTTGGGGCTGCCAATTGCATCACGGTTCAACCAGTTGTGGCAATTGAGAGAACAGTTTTCTACCGTGAAAAGGCGGCGGGCATGTATTCTCCATTATCCTATGCATTAGCTCAGGTAAACATTTTGCATGTGTAGTTTTAAGGCCGCGGCTTGGTGATATTTTGGATATGAACAAATCTAAACCCATCCATTCTCATAATTGTGTGGTTTGTGCAGACAAGCGTGGAGATCATCTACAACGTCCTGCAGGGGATTTTATACACACTCGTCATCTATTCGATGATTGGATATGAGTGGAAAGCCGACAAGTTCTTCTACTTCCTGTTCTTCATCATTTCAAGCTTCAACTACTTCACGTTGTTTGGCATGATGTTGGTGGCACTGACCCCATCCGCGATGCTCGCAAATATACTAATATCCTTTGTGATGCCTCTTTGGAATCTGTTTGCTGGGTTCCTCGTCCCCAGAACGGTAAGTAGATTGACCTTCGATTAGCTATGCTGTATGTCCAAATTCATCAATTGATTGACAATGGTTGTCACTGACGATTGTTGTTGCAGTTAATACCAGTCTGGTGGAGGTGGTACTACTGGGCCAACCCTGTGTCCTGGACCATCTACGGCGTCGTCGCGTCGCAGTTTGGCGACAGCACCGGTACTCTTTCAGTTCCCGGTGGGGTCTCTGTTTCGGTGAAGCAATATCTGGACGACTCTCTGGGAATAAAGCACGATTTCCTTGGCTACATTGTGCTAGGCCACTTTgccttcgtcatcctcttcttcttcgtgttCGGCTATTCCATCAAGGTCTTGAACTTCCAGAAACGTTAGGCGGGAGGTGCGCATTCTTTGTTGTAACTGCTACGGAGCAATTTAGTgcgtgtgtatgtgtgtgtgtatattgCAAGTAGTAGGATTCAGAGGCATTCCATAGTCTGTGGTAAT contains:
- the LOC124665861 gene encoding ABC transporter G family member 48-like, which encodes MSRSRRSNRSWGSNISHSFRQQTLGLQPDTEDPFRRGSASSSRRHDDDEENLRWAALEKLPTYDRMRRAILLNNHQLQDYAGTEGLVEIEHLASGEGGRALLDRVFQDDSERFLRSLRDRVDRVGIELPAIEVRYQDLSIEVDAYVGTAALPTLLNVAANVLQSLIGRFGSSNKKTIHILQNVNGILKPSRMTLLLGPPSSGKSTLMRALTGKLDKSLKVSGNITYCGHTFAEFYPERTSAYVSQYDLHNAEMTVRETLDFSRRCLGVGARYDMLAELAKREREAGIKPDPEIDAYMKATAVQGQESNIVTDLTLKVLGLDVCADTMIGDEMIRGISGGQKKRVTTGEMLTGPARALFMDEISTGLDSSSTFQIVKYIKQLVHVMNETVMISLLQPPPETYNLFDDIILLSEGYIVYHGPRENILEFFEASGFRCPQRKGVADFLQEVTSKKDQQQYWCREQERYRPVSVPEFAERFKSFHVGQQMLKEMQIPFEKSKTHPAALTTKKYGLSSKESLKAVMSREVLLMKRNSFIYIFKVSQLIILGLMAMTVFLRTKMPTGQISDGGKFYGALTFSLITILFNGYAELQLTIKMLPTFYKQRDFLFFPPWTWGLANILLKVPVSLMEAGVWVVLTYYVMGFAPAAGRFFRQLLAFFATHQMAMALFRFLGAVLKSMVVANTFGMFVILLIFIFGGYLIPRGDVRPWWIWAYWSSPMMYSQNAISINEFLSSRWATPNTDTSVDAPTVGKALLKAKGFFTTEGGYWLSIGALVAFAIVFNILYILALTYLSPSGNSSTLVSDEENESEAKASSTTASSVPMVAVGTNGATNRPTQAGIVLPFQPLSLCFNHVNYYVDMPAEMMEQGFAESRLQLLTDISGSFRPGVLTALVGVSGAGKTTLMDVLAGRKTSGSIEGSITLSGYPKKHETFARISGYCEQNDIHSPNVTVYESILYSAWLRLSSDVDEKTRMMFVEEVMTLVELDVLRNAMVGLPGVDGLSTEQRKRLTIAVELVSNPSIIFMDEPTSGLDARAAAIVMRAVRNTVNTGRTVVCTIHQPSIDIFESFDELLLLKRGGQVIYAGDLGRHSHKLVTYFEEIPGVEKITEGYNPATWMLEVSSPLAETRLEVNFAEIYANSALYRQNQELIKELSVPPPGYEDLSFPTKYSQNFYNQCVANFWKQYKSYWKNPPHNAMRYLMTLLNGLVFGTVFWQKGTKLESQQDLFNLLGATYAAVFFLGAANCITVQPVVAIERTVFYREKAAGMYSPLSYALAQTSVEIIYNVLQGILYTLVIYSMIGYEWKADKFFYFLFFIISSFNYFTLFGMMLVALTPSAMLANILISFVMPLWNLFAGFLVPRTLIPVWWRWYYWANPVSWTIYGVVASQFGDSTGTLSVPGGVSVSVKQYLDDSLGIKHDFLGYIVLGHFAFVILFFFVFGYSIKVLNFQKR